In Hirschia baltica ATCC 49814, the genomic stretch GTCGGTGTCACTTCTGGACGATGTTGAATTTTCCATATTGTTCACGGTCATACTTTTTTCAGGATATTGGCGCGGAATCGCGCTTGAAGAGGACATAAGCTCGGCTGGCGCTTTCCAGCGTGCCGACCATTTCATCATTTGATTTTATCGTTAGGCGCCAATCATCAGGTGCATACCCATAGGGCTGGGGCGTTTGTTTAACGATATTTTCGATTTGGGATACAAAAGCTGCTTCATCACCATCAATGAGAAGGGAGCAAGTCTGCTCAACCTCACCATATTGGCCGGGGCATCTTTCATAGGTCGTAAATTCACATGTATATGCGTTAGGTTGGGGTGTGGCCATAATTGTCATACGGCCGGTTAGGTTGCAGCGGCCTTGATTATAACTACCTGTTTCGAAGACCCATGCACCAGCTATATTCGTTGAGACGTGTTCGCGAGCGTCTTCCGCTTGTGCAGCGGTTGGAAAAATGGTTGCGATTGTAGAAAATGCAATCGTACTTAAAAGTATCTTCGACTTTAAAAATGATGACTTAGCTGTCATGGCTTGGCATCCTGTGGCTGAAAAACTGATCAAACTCAATCAGATTAAAGCCTGCAACGAAATAGCGGTGGCAATGTGACATGGTTATGGCAGGTGCCACCGCCGCGATTTTTAGCAAATATGCTTATTTAACTGCCTCAAATTCGACAGGGCGTGACTCAACTTCGATGTCTATCGGTTTGAGGCCTGTTTGGAAGTCTGGCGGTGTTTGCATTTTGGGAAGGGCCAGCATTGCATCAATAGCGGATTTTGCTTTGATGCGTGTTGCTTCTTCGATTTCCACCTCATATTCCATATTTACAAGGCAATCATAGATGTTTTCAACTGTGATGCGCTTCATGTGTGGGCAGAGGTTACAAGGTTTTACGAACTCCACGTCGGGGTTCTCCATTGCAACATTATCGCTCATGGAACATTCCGTCAGTAGGATAACTTTGTTTGGTGATTTTTCTTTTACATAATTGGCCAAGCCAGATGTAGAGCCTGCATAATCTGCTTGGGTTAGCACGTCTGGTGGACATTCAGGGTGGGCTAATACGACAACGCCGGGGTGGGCTTCACGCATGTCGATCACGTCTTGTCCCGTGAATAATTCGTGGACCTCACAAGCGCCTGCCCATGTGATGATTTTGATGCCTGTATTTGCCGCAACGTTTTTCGCAAGATATTGGTCTGGCATCAGGATAACTGTGTCAGTATTCCAATCTTTTGCAGCTTGTTCAACAACTTGAACCGCATTGGAAGACGTACAGCAGATGTCGGTTTCGGCCTTAACTGCGGCGGATGTGTTCACATAAGTGACCACTGGGATGCCAGGGTATTTTTTTCTAATCAGGCGGATATCTTCAGCCGTAATAGACGAAGCAAGGGAGCAACCCGCACGCATGTCTGGGATAAGAACGGTCTTTTCTGGCGCGAGGATTTTTGATGTTTCGGCCATAAAGTGGACGCCGCCTTGCACAATGATATCAGCATCTACTTCCGCTGCTTCACGGGCAAGCTGTAGACTGTCACCACGGAAATCTCCAACAAGGTGGAAAATGTCCGGTGTCATGTAATTGTGCGCCAAAACAACCGCGTTTTTCTCTTTTTTGAGCTTGTTTATCGCATGAATGAGTGGGGCATAAGTTGGCCATTCCATTGGTGTGATGAAGTCTTTGACTTCTTCATACAGATGATCAACGGCTGCTTTGACCTCGTCATTATAGGCTAGGCCGCGCGCTTGGGATGGGTTTGCGTGACGCTTATCCAGATTTGGGATCTCGCAAACATTTCCTGCATCAATAATACGTGCCATTTTCAGCCCCTTTATTCTTTATGGTCCATATCCCGAATGCCATGAGATGACTGAGGGGAACCTTTTACTCAATATGAGTATTATGTGGGTAAGCATCAGCAGATTTCAAGATTTAGCCTATAAGTTTTAGGGGAAAATCCGAATAAAGCTGGGCTTTTGCCCAATTTGAGTACAAGTTTACTATCCAATTTACCTTGTTTTGACAAGGTAAAACGTGATTGAGACTTAAGAAGTTAAAACCCTTAACTACTAAGTTTAACTGAAAGCCCACCTGCACGCATTGTTTTTTTCAAGGCAATTGAGCGCAGAAATGTATTCGATGGTTTTTCGATCCACTTGAATAATAAAATAGAGGCAAGGAAAGTTACAGCAATACTCATAACTGTAGCAGTCGATATTGACACAATGTTTATACCGACAAGAGGAATAAGCACTTTAATTATAACTTGAAGAATATATGGGTGAACTAAGTATAGAGAATAAGACGCGTCACCTAACAATTGAGAAAAGGACCAGACTTTTCCATTGGGTACTTTTATCGTCACCACGCCAAGAAGAAGCATCGCGGCAGGTAGACCGAAGGCAAACTCGCGATTCAATGGCAGCTGCACAAAATTCTGAGCTAAGATAGCAATAGCTGCTAAGGGCCAAAACGGCTGAAGGGCTTTGCAGACATTGGGGAAGTGGCGGAATATAAGGTAAGATACGGCACCCCAAATAAAGTTTAGCATTATTCCAGATGTGTAGAATTGAGCGATTGTTGATGTTGGTTTGGTGACATACCCAGCTAGGATCAAAAGTGAAATGATGGCGATGCAGACGTATATCTTGAAGCGGCCAGCTATCATCGAAATAGCAAAAATGACGTAGAAAAACATTTCATAATTTAATGTCCATCCCAGAAATAGCAGAGGCTGTACAAGTCCATTTTCTTTTGCGTACGGAATGAAAAAGAGTGATTTCAGTAGGTTTGGTATATCGGCACTGGTAGAATTGAGGAGAAATGGTGCAACTATCGCAATAAGGAACACGCCAAAGGTGAGCAGATAGTAGAGAGGTAGGATTCTACATAAGCGTTTAATGAAGAATGATATTGGGGAGGTTTCTTTTTCAGCTGCGAAGCAAATTATAAAACCACTGACCACAAAGAAAACATCAACCCCAAAGGCCCCAACAGAGAAAACGTTTCCAGAAAATAATCCGAAATCGTTATTCATTGCATCAAAAAAATGGAAGAAAAATACACTCAACGCTGCAACGGCTCGCAAAATCTGAAGAGAATCGATTTTAAAAGCGCCGAATGTGCTCGGTGCAATTGTGGTCGGTGATGCGAAAGAGATTTTGAATGCCATTGCTGCAGCCTTTAAAAATATTTAAAGACTTTCAAGCAATTAACGTGCCAAAATAGTTTCGGCCATTTTTCTGTGCAGACCTAGGTTCGGGTGCCATGAACAGCCCCAATCTGATTTGTTTATTTCAATTGAATACAGTGAAATAAATTTCGTTACTTTTTGGACTGCAGGGGAGGCATTTTGAATGCCGCGCAACGTAGCTTCCGTTACATTCTTGGCATCGTCACCATGTAACATGGGGCCAACGAGGCTTACAATTTCAGCGTTGGGGTATCGCTTATTCAATATTGTTAGTAATTTTGTATATGTTTGAGAAAATGTGGGTTCGGGATTGAAATTGGCGAAGTCATTGGTGCCCAATTCAATCAGAATAAGTTCTGGTGCTTTGTCCTGTGTTGGAAGAATTTCGGTATCATTCTCAAATATTGTACTCGACATTGTAGGTGACGCGAATTGATTGTAGTTAGATACAAGCCCGTGTCCTGATTTTGCTATGATCATTAGTTCTGCATTGTATGAATTGGCAACCAATGCAGCAAAGGACTTATTTGGTGCATGCATATCAGGCGTGAGTGCACATTGGGTTGAGGTGCCTTTTGCGCCCTGACCTAAAGCAATTGAGTCTCCAATTACGAGCACATTTCTTATCAATGAGGTGTCGGCTGTGGATTGAGCTTTTTCCTCATCTGAAGCAGATGGATGGACTTTCGCTGAGCATTGCAAAGAAAAACAAAAAGAACTTAATAAAATGATGAAGGTAGAAATTTTCATTTCTAGTTCCTTGTGTCAGAATACAAACAATTGGTTTCTTCTGTCGGAAGCAAATTTCTTACCATTTTTAAGTATCCCGCCTTTGATGTGGTGTCGCTATGCCTGATGCGATGGTTTTGCGTAGGGTTTCTTTGCGACAACGAAAAAGTTCAGCAGGGCGCCCGCCTGTTGTAGTGGCATATTCTCCGAGGCCTTCGACCAGTTCCGATTTTTCAATTGAGCGCCGGAAATTTTGCTTGTGTAAGGATTGTCCAAGTAGTGATTCGACGGTTTGTTGAAGTTCCAAAAGGGTGAATTTGTCAGTGATAAGTTCGAATATGACTGGGCGGTATTTGATTTTTCCGCGTAGTCTCGAAATAGCCGTGGCGAGGATACGTCTATGATCAGAGACCATAGACTGGTCTGAAATTGGTTTTGATGCGCAGCTGCGGCCATCACGGATAGATTCCGCTGCTAAACCAGCTTCATAGAGAAGTTCATATCTTTCTAATACGCGCTCTTCTATCCATGGTGCATCATCAAATCCAAAAGCAAGCTTTGCGCGTTCTTTGCGTGAAATTGAGTCTCCCGCCCAATCCATGAGAGCGGGTTTGATTTCCGCTTCCAATATATCTGGAATGCGATCACGATGATCTTCCCACGGGAAATAGCGATACCAATCGCGCCAGACAGCATTAAATGCACCGTCAATTTCTGTGCGCTCGGGTGTTAGCCCTAGATATCCTACAGAGATGATGCGTGCATTATCAGGTGCATTCGCCATATCTGCTTTGGGCAGTTCGCGGCCATGGTCTGCGAATGTGTATAATTGTTCTACATATCCTGGCTCGAATCCGGTTTGGGTATGAACCCAATCACGCAGACCTTGCTCCATTGTGCGGTGGTTAGCCGGATCAAAAGCTCCAAATGGTAAGCCTGAGCGCCCTTCGCTATGGCGCGTTACCAATGCATAAGGGGCTTTGGAATTTGCTGCGACGATAACAGCTGAAAGACCGACCATAATGGGCTGGGTATTGTGCACGGTTTAGGACAACCTTGTTTTAGATAACTCTATCTTTGTGTGAATCACTTGCCGTTTTTCTGATCTAATTCATGCAGTAATGTGTGGAAACGATCAAGAAACAGCTTTTGAGCTAGGGGAATAGCCAATGGTGTGACGTCTGCAATCAAGCCAGTCGGCGGCTCAACAAAAAGGCGTTTGGCCTCTGCTTTGTCAAATCCGGCAAGGTGGATGGCTTCAAAATATGCGCAGATGAGATCTGCTTTTTTAATGGCTTTTTTCAAACGTTTAGGAATAGCAGCAGTCAATCCAAACCGCATGTGAATGGCATGTTCTAGTCTTGTCTCCACATCCTTATAGCTGTCACCCAAAATTGCTTTAAATGGAGAAATCATATCGCCAATCACATATTCAGGTGCATCATGTAGAAGAGCAGTTATTTTCTCCTCTATTGGCATATCTGGATTTAGGGCTTCACATATCGCTTCAACAATGACGCTGTGCTGGGCGACGGAAAAAGCATGATCACCTTGGGTTTGTCCATTCCAGCGCGCAACCCTAGCAAGCCCATGAGCAATATCTTCTATTTCGATATCTAGCGGAGAAGGGTTTAAAAGGTCCAGACGTCTTCCTGACAACATTCTTTGCCAAGCGCGTGGAGGTGATTTCGACTTCTTTTTCAAATTAGCAGGTGAACCTTGCGTTTTTGAGTTTTGGGAAGTGGTGTCATCTGACGGCGTCGTTGAAGAATTTAAAATTGATACGGGTGAAGCAGGAAACGTCATAAAAATCTCGAAAATTAGGAAAAAGCTGTAAACACATGCATTTTTATCTAAAGGTTACCAGAAAAGTGGGGCTTGTTTACCATATTATTGTTGAAGACTCAGAGTTTATTAAGCCCCTTGAGTCATATTGGTCTAGCTCCGTAAGAGAGAGACAAATATGATAAATATGATGGTGGAAGCATTGCAGCAACCTGTAGTGTTATGGATGGTTTTAGCAGGTGCGGTTTTGGCTGTTCTGTTTGAAGCCTACAAGGCAAGTCCCGATGCCCTTTGGGGTGATATACTCGGCGATGAGTCTAATGATTAGAAAAAAACTCCCGTCTTAGGCGGTATGGGTGATGAGAGACGGGGGCGATATTTATATCGGCCCCGTTTTTCCATTTTAATCGGCTTTTTCGGTCTTTAAAGTATCTGATACCACGGCATCAGGATCTTCAGTCCCTCTGATTTTACTTATGCAATCAAGTCGGGCTACAGGCCAGTTCTGAAAAGTCTGAAAACATTTTGCGATGGCGGCATCATTTTTTTCTTCAACTGTTTGCGCCGGATTTGAAGCACATGCCGAAAGCAAAGCAAAAGCTGTAAAGCTGGCTAAAATGGAAGTTGGTTTGAAAACTGAGTTCAACTGATGGACTTCTTTTCTTTTTCAATGCGATCTTTGACGTCACGTTTATATCGTTCTTCTTCGACGCGGCGTTCGCAATCGCGTGTGTCATTACCAACTTCTTGGCGACATTCATCTAGCGCACGTTGCGTGTGCATATCTTTGCCTAAACTCGAGCATGCTGTGAGCACGAAAGTTAAAGCAAGAATGGATAAAAGGGGCTTCATCGGTAAAACTCCTGAACCTGTTTATGCCGTGGGCAACTGACTTCATGATCATTGACTATGCCAACGGCTTGCATCGCGGCATAGACAATAACGGGGCCGCAAAATTTAAAACCGCGCTTTTTCATATCTTTTGCGATAGTTTCAGAAAGTGGCGTTTTTGCGGGGACATTCTTCCAATTATCAAGTTTGTTGACAATGGGTTTGCCATCTACAAAATTCCAAAGATAATCTGAAAAAGTTTCGCCCTTGTCACGCATATCTAAATAGATTTGAGCGTTAGAGATTGTCGCGGTCACTTTTTTAGGGCTGCGGATTATGCCGGGGTTTAGAAGCGCTTTGTCTATACGCGCTTGATCCCATTTTGCTATTTTTTCTGGATCAAATCCGTCAAATTCTGCGCGCATGGTTTCCCGCTTACGCAGAATAGTAATCCACGATAAACCCGCTTGGTGCCCATCTAGCTGAAATTTTTCCCAGAGCGCACGACTATCATATTCAGGAACACCCCATTCTTCATCATGATATCCGCGATAAAGCGTGTCATGCAAAGGGGCCCAGCCGCAATAGAGGGCTGTCTCAGGTTTGGTTTCTGCCATAAGCTGCTCCTGATGTTCTTATCAGGACGATGTCACAGCTTCTATCTGCTCTGCAAGCCAGTCTGGAGATATTAATTCAGCTTTTTTGTCTGCTGCAATAAACTCAGTTTGCCCTTCTGCTTGGGCTTTTGCTAAGCGATCAATTCGGATGCGTGCGAGTGCATAATCCGACGTGCTGGAGCTGATTTCACCAAGTAATGTTTCACCTAAATATAAAGGCGTTGTCGCATCTGGTGCCCCATTGGGGAAATGGAAGGCGAGTGTGCGCCGGCGTGCTGTGCCGCGCCGTTTCATACGAGACACGACTTCCTGACCGACAAAACATCCCTTTTTAAAATCAATGCCGTTTAGCAAATCCATATTGATGTCAGCGGGGAAGACTTCATTGTCACCAAAGTCTTTGCCAAGTTCAGGCACATTCAGTTTTATGCGCGTTATATTATAATCTTTGCGCGATGTGTTTTCCCAAAGGTCTTTAGGTCCAATCTGACGTTTAGGCATATCTGGGTGGCGCGGGTCGGGGTGCCCATCGTCGATGAAGGCATAGACTCCAAGGTCATCTTTCAATGAAATATCGACCTGAGCTTTGAGGCGAAACATTTTAAGGCGTTTCATTAGTGCTTCGTCTGCTTGTGCTGGCACATCAAGTAGAAAACCCGTCTCGGTCTTTAATAGAAGAAGATCACATATAATTTTACCTTGCGGCATCAGTAATGCTGCATACCGCGATTGCCCCATTTCCATATTGAGAACGGAATTGGTTAGAAGGCCATTTAAAAATGTTTCCGCATCTACTCCGTCTACACAGAGGACGACGCGGTTTTCCAGACAGACAGGTTTGCTCATGCTTATCATGTAAGGGCATAGACAATATTTTTCCACTGTCTTTTCGTGCTTGTGCATTTTAATGCATAAGATATTGATTCAAAAGTCATTGAACGAAAGAGAATGAAGTCAGATGGAGCAGAAGAAAAAAAGTCGCGGCAAATTAAACCGGACGCTATTTTGGCTTTATGAAGGTGAGGGGCGTACGCCATTCATATTCCGATGGGCATTATTGGTGCTGGACTTTCTCACTATCGCTTTTTTCCTATGGGAACCATTCCATTCTTGGCAGCGGACATTGGTTCATGAATGGGCGATGCCTATTGATATTTTTATCGCCTGTTACATTACTGTTGATTTTTTTGCGCGTTTTTACATCGCCAAAGATAAGCTCAAATTTTTCCGGCAAATCCATAATATGGCGGATGTGTTGGTTGTTTTGACGCTGATAGCACCGATCTTGTTTGAGAATCTTGCTTTCTTGCGGGTGCTACGGATTATTCGAATTGTGCGCGCGTTTACGTTTTTGCGTCGCCTAGAAAAAGTCTCTCGATTTATTGATCAACATAGGCGTGTGATCGACCGGGTCACCAATTTC encodes the following:
- the ygfZ gene encoding CAF17-like 4Fe-4S cluster assembly/insertion protein YgfZ produces the protein MSKPVCLENRVVLCVDGVDAETFLNGLLTNSVLNMEMGQSRYAALLMPQGKIICDLLLLKTETGFLLDVPAQADEALMKRLKMFRLKAQVDISLKDDLGVYAFIDDGHPDPRHPDMPKRQIGPKDLWENTSRKDYNITRIKLNVPELGKDFGDNEVFPADINMDLLNGIDFKKGCFVGQEVVSRMKRRGTARRRTLAFHFPNGAPDATTPLYLGETLLGEISSSTSDYALARIRIDRLAKAQAEGQTEFIAADKKAELISPDWLAEQIEAVTSS
- a CDS encoding DNA-3-methyladenine glycosylase I, yielding MAETKPETALYCGWAPLHDTLYRGYHDEEWGVPEYDSRALWEKFQLDGHQAGLSWITILRKRETMRAEFDGFDPEKIAKWDQARIDKALLNPGIIRSPKKVTATISNAQIYLDMRDKGETFSDYLWNFVDGKPIVNKLDNWKNVPAKTPLSETIAKDMKKRGFKFCGPVIVYAAMQAVGIVNDHEVSCPRHKQVQEFYR
- the nadA gene encoding quinolinate synthase NadA — encoded protein: MARIIDAGNVCEIPNLDKRHANPSQARGLAYNDEVKAAVDHLYEEVKDFITPMEWPTYAPLIHAINKLKKEKNAVVLAHNYMTPDIFHLVGDFRGDSLQLAREAAEVDADIIVQGGVHFMAETSKILAPEKTVLIPDMRAGCSLASSITAEDIRLIRKKYPGIPVVTYVNTSAAVKAETDICCTSSNAVQVVEQAAKDWNTDTVILMPDQYLAKNVAANTGIKIITWAGACEVHELFTGQDVIDMREAHPGVVVLAHPECPPDVLTQADYAGSTSGLANYVKEKSPNKVILLTECSMSDNVAMENPDVEFVKPCNLCPHMKRITVENIYDCLVNMEYEVEIEEATRIKAKSAIDAMLALPKMQTPPDFQTGLKPIDIEVESRPVEFEAVK
- a CDS encoding YfbR-like 5'-deoxynucleotidase, whose product is MTFPASPVSILNSSTTPSDDTTSQNSKTQGSPANLKKKSKSPPRAWQRMLSGRRLDLLNPSPLDIEIEDIAHGLARVARWNGQTQGDHAFSVAQHSVIVEAICEALNPDMPIEEKITALLHDAPEYVIGDMISPFKAILGDSYKDVETRLEHAIHMRFGLTAAIPKRLKKAIKKADLICAYFEAIHLAGFDKAEAKRLFVEPPTGLIADVTPLAIPLAQKLFLDRFHTLLHELDQKNGK
- a CDS encoding SGNH/GDSL hydrolase family protein translates to MKISTFIILLSSFCFSLQCSAKVHPSASDEEKAQSTADTSLIRNVLVIGDSIALGQGAKGTSTQCALTPDMHAPNKSFAALVANSYNAELMIIAKSGHGLVSNYNQFASPTMSSTIFENDTEILPTQDKAPELILIELGTNDFANFNPEPTFSQTYTKLLTILNKRYPNAEIVSLVGPMLHGDDAKNVTEATLRGIQNASPAVQKVTKFISLYSIEINKSDWGCSWHPNLGLHRKMAETILAR
- a CDS encoding ion transporter yields the protein MEQKKKSRGKLNRTLFWLYEGEGRTPFIFRWALLVLDFLTIAFFLWEPFHSWQRTLVHEWAMPIDIFIACYITVDFFARFYIAKDKLKFFRQIHNMADVLVVLTLIAPILFENLAFLRVLRIIRIVRAFTFLRRLEKVSRFIDQHRRVIDRVTNFVVFLFIMSAMVYVNQVGREGSNVKTQLDALYFTVTSLTTTGYGDVLLVGQGGKILSIVVMLLGLTLFVRMLQSIVADDDKSDIECPACRFKGHDKDAIHCKRCGADLYQKKIENTASKSEIAS
- a CDS encoding acyltransferase family protein, whose product is MAFKISFASPTTIAPSTFGAFKIDSLQILRAVAALSVFFFHFFDAMNNDFGLFSGNVFSVGAFGVDVFFVVSGFIICFAAEKETSPISFFIKRLCRILPLYYLLTFGVFLIAIVAPFLLNSTSADIPNLLKSLFFIPYAKENGLVQPLLFLGWTLNYEMFFYVIFAISMIAGRFKIYVCIAIISLLILAGYVTKPTSTIAQFYTSGIMLNFIWGAVSYLIFRHFPNVCKALQPFWPLAAIAILAQNFVQLPLNREFAFGLPAAMLLLGVVTIKVPNGKVWSFSQLLGDASYSLYLVHPYILQVIIKVLIPLVGINIVSISTATVMSIAVTFLASILLFKWIEKPSNTFLRSIALKKTMRAGGLSVKLSS
- a CDS encoding NUDIX hydrolase, with amino-acid sequence MVGLSAVIVAANSKAPYALVTRHSEGRSGLPFGAFDPANHRTMEQGLRDWVHTQTGFEPGYVEQLYTFADHGRELPKADMANAPDNARIISVGYLGLTPERTEIDGAFNAVWRDWYRYFPWEDHRDRIPDILEAEIKPALMDWAGDSISRKERAKLAFGFDDAPWIEERVLERYELLYEAGLAAESIRDGRSCASKPISDQSMVSDHRRILATAISRLRGKIKYRPVIFELITDKFTLLELQQTVESLLGQSLHKQNFRRSIEKSELVEGLGEYATTTGGRPAELFRCRKETLRKTIASGIATPHQRRDT